The Klebsiella sp. RIT-PI-d genomic sequence TACCTGTCCCGTCTGCTCGAAGAACTGGGTCAGGTTGAGAAAGCCGTACTGCGTATTGCGCTGTTCGAGCTGTCCAAACGTGATGATGTGCCGTATAAAGTGGCCATCAACGAAGCCATCGAACTGGCAAAAACCTTTGGCGCTGAAGACAGCCATAAATTCGTAAACGGCGTGCTGGATAAAGCAGCTCCGGCAATTCGTCCCCGCAAAAAGTAATCTCCAGGCCGATAACCGGGCGGTCTCGCCCGGTTATCGGCCTTATTCTTTTTTACTGCTGAGGCATAACGTATGGCATGCGGCGAATTTTCCCTGATTGCCCGTTATTTTGACCGCGTAAGAAGTACCCGTCTGGATGTAGAAACCGGTATCGGTGACGACTGCGCGCTGCTCAATATTCCTGAAAAACAGACGCTGGCGATCAGTACCGACACCCTGGTGTGCGGCACCCATTTTCTTGCTGATATCGATCCGGCCGATCTGGCGCACAAAGCGCTGGCGGTTAACATCAGCGATCTTGCCGCAATGGGTGCCGATCCGGCGTGGTTGACGCTGGCATTGACGTTACCGGATGTCGATGAGCCGTGGCTGGCGGCGTTTAGCGACAGTCTGTTCGAGCAACTCAATTACTATGATATGCAGCTGATCGGCGGCGACACGACCCGTGGTCCGCTGTCAATGACCCTGGGTATTCACGGTTATGTGCCGCTGGGACGCGCGCTCAAGCGCTCAGGCGCGAAACCCGGCGACGGGATTTATATCACTGGCACACCTGGTGATAGTGCAGCCGGGCTGGCGATTTTGCAGGGCCGGCTTGAGGTTGATAATGAGGCTGATGCAGCGTATCTGGTCAAACGCCATTTGCGCCCGACGCCTCGCGTACTGCACGGACAGGCGCTGCGCGACCGGGCCAGCGCGGCTATTGATATCTCTGACGGCGTGATCTCCGATCTCGGGCATATTTTGAAAGCCAGCGGCTGCGGCGCGCGCCTCGATTTGGATGCGCTTCCGCTCTCTGAGCCAATGCTGCGCCACGCAACGCCCGATCAGGCGCTGAATTGGGCGCTGGCGGGCGGAGAGGATTATGAATTGTGCTTTACCGTACCGGAACGTAACCGCGGCGCGCTGGACGTGGCGTTAAAGCATCTCGGCACGGCGTTTACCTGTGTCGGGCAAATTATGCCTGAAAGTGAGGGATTACAGTTTTTACGTGAAGGTAGCCCGGTCACGTTTGAGGGGAAAGGGTTCGATCATTTCGCCTGAGGTATACATGGCCCGGCCGATAAACCGGGCGGGCCATACTATTATTTAAAACCCACCACCGGGTGGGGCTGATACGGTGTTTCCAGTTCAGCAATGTGTTCAGGGGTGAGGGTCAGATCGACTGCCTGTAACAGCTCATTAAGCTGCTCCTGCCGCGAGCTGCCGATAATCGGTGCGGCCACGCCAGGCTTACTCAGTAACCATGCCAGCGCAACCTGTGCCCGGGTGGCACCTGTCTCTTCTGCCACGCCAGCCAGTCGTTCAGCGATCTGCGCATCGTTATCTTCCGTGGTGCTGTAAAGCGTGCTGCCAAACTCATCAGAGACGGAACGCGCGGTGGTTTCTCCCCACGGGCGGGTCAGACGACCACGGGCCAGCGGACTCCACGGGATCACCGCCACGCCTTCCTGATAGCACAACGGCAGCATTTCACGCTCTTCTTCACGATAGATAAGATTATAGTGATCCTGCATGGTCACAAACGGTGCCCAGCCGTGCTGTTTTTGCAGCGCCAGCGCCCCGGCAAATTGTTCTGCATGCATAGAAGAGGCGCCGATATAGCGTGCTTTACCTGCTTTCACCACCTCATTCAGCGCTTCCAGCGTCTCTTCAGGCGGCGTGTTGTAATCCCAGCGGTGAATTTGCAGTAAGTCCACGTAGTCCATGTTCAGGCGACGCAGACTGTCATCAATAGAACGCAGGATCTGATCGCGGGATAGCCCTTCGGCGAGGGAGTCGACCTGGTGATACACTTTGGTGGCGACAACCACGTCTTCACGACGGGCAAAGTCGCGCAGGGCACGTCCAACGATCTCTTCACTGCTTCCGTCTGAATAACTATTCGCGGTATCGAAAAAATTGATGCCGCCTTCCAGCGCGCGTTGAATAATCGGACGGCTACTTTCTTCCGGCAAGGTCCAGGCATGTTTGCCGCGATCCGGTTCGCCGAAGGTCATGCAGCCAAGGCAAAGGCGGGAAACCCTGAGGTCTGTTTTTCCTAACATGTTGTATTGCATGGTTCCACTCCTGCTATAAGGGTATGGTTAAGCATAGCAGGAGTAGAAGAGAGGTCAGGCAAGCCAGCTGAGGATTTTTGCTTTGATACCGGCTGCATCCAGACCGATATCGGCCCGGGCTTCTTCCTGGGTGCCCTGCGGAATGAAGAAATCGGGCAGGCCCAGATTAAGAACCGGCACTGCTTTACGCCGCGCCATCAGCACTTCGTTTACGCCGCTGCCGGCACCGCCCATGATGGCATTCTCTTCCAGCGTCACCAGTACATCATGCTGTTCAGCCAGTTGCAGGATCAGCGTTTCATCAAGCGGTTTCACAAAGCGCATATCAACCAGCGTGGCGTTTAGCGATTCAGCAACCTGTGCCGCATCCGGTAACAGCGTACCGAAGTTGAGAATAGCGACTTTTTCACCCTGACGCTTCATTACGCCCTTGCCGAGAGGCAGCATCTGGAGTGGTTCCTGGGCGGCGCCTGTCCCGGTGCCGCGTGGGTAGCGCACCGCACTCGGCCCGTCATTGTAGTGATAGCCGGTATACAGCATCTGGCGGCACTCGTTTTCATCGCTTGGCGTCATGATCACCATCTCCGGGAGGCAGCGTAAAAACGAGATATCAAATGCGCCCTGATGCGTCTGACCATCGGCCCCGACGATCCCGGCGCGGTCGATAGCAAACAGGACCGGCAATTTCTGGATGGCCACGTCGTGGATCACTTGATCGTAGGCGCGTTGCAGGAAAGTGGAGTAGATAGCCACAACCGGTTTATAACCGCCGATCGCCAGACCCGCAGCAAAGGTTACCGCGTGCTGTTCTGCGATTGCCACATCAAAATAACGATCCGGGAACTTACGTGA encodes the following:
- the thiL gene encoding thiamine-phosphate kinase — translated: MACGEFSLIARYFDRVRSTRLDVETGIGDDCALLNIPEKQTLAISTDTLVCGTHFLADIDPADLAHKALAVNISDLAAMGADPAWLTLALTLPDVDEPWLAAFSDSLFEQLNYYDMQLIGGDTTRGPLSMTLGIHGYVPLGRALKRSGAKPGDGIYITGTPGDSAAGLAILQGRLEVDNEADAAYLVKRHLRPTPRVLHGQALRDRASAAIDISDGVISDLGHILKASGCGARLDLDALPLSEPMLRHATPDQALNWALAGGEDYELCFTVPERNRGALDVALKHLGTAFTCVGQIMPESEGLQFLREGSPVTFEGKGFDHFA
- the nusB gene encoding transcription antitermination factor NusB; its protein translation is MKPAARRRARECAVQALYSWQLSQNDIADVEYQFLAEQDVKDVDVVYFRELLSGVATNSAYLDGLMKPYLSRLLEELGQVEKAVLRIALFELSKRDDVPYKVAINEAIELAKTFGAEDSHKFVNGVLDKAAPAIRPRKK
- a CDS encoding aldo/keto reductase, with the translated sequence MQYNMLGKTDLRVSRLCLGCMTFGEPDRGKHAWTLPEESSRPIIQRALEGGINFFDTANSYSDGSSEEIVGRALRDFARREDVVVATKVYHQVDSLAEGLSRDQILRSIDDSLRRLNMDYVDLLQIHRWDYNTPPEETLEALNEVVKAGKARYIGASSMHAEQFAGALALQKQHGWAPFVTMQDHYNLIYREEEREMLPLCYQEGVAVIPWSPLARGRLTRPWGETTARSVSDEFGSTLYSTTEDNDAQIAERLAGVAEETGATRAQVALAWLLSKPGVAAPIIGSSRQEQLNELLQAVDLTLTPEHIAELETPYQPHPVVGFK